A region of Crenobacter cavernae DNA encodes the following proteins:
- a CDS encoding M16 family metallopeptidase, producing MKNWHKLVVAGLFAAAAGAAAAETVEATLENGLKVVVRRDARAPVAVSQLWYRVGSVDEVNGRTGLSHLLEHMMFKGTKTVPAGEFSRRIAAAGGQDNAFTSRDYTVYFQQLAANRLPLSLTLESDRMANLTIADDVFKKELEVVKEERRWRTDDQPTGILAETLYANAFVANPVRYPVIGWMDDIQNMKPDDLRAWYREWYAPNNATLVVVGDVDPQAVIALARKEFEPLKSKTLAERRPQREPEQKGVRRVSVKAPSELSYLTLAWQVPRLTRLAEADPYALSMLTELLDGHDAARLPRHLVREKKVALSASSSYDPLGRGATLFTLTAVPANGADMGKLEAALKGEIARIAQGGVSEVELARVRRQVEASRVFEKDSMFGQAMQIGSLESLGFSWRDEDEMNRRLLAVDAAAVKRAAQSLVDDKLTVVTLVAQPLKGRQVAPPANPKELR from the coding sequence ATGAAAAACTGGCACAAGCTCGTGGTGGCGGGGCTTTTCGCCGCCGCAGCCGGCGCGGCGGCGGCCGAAACGGTCGAGGCGACGCTCGAGAACGGCCTCAAGGTGGTGGTGCGGCGCGACGCGCGCGCGCCGGTCGCGGTGTCGCAGCTGTGGTACCGCGTCGGCTCGGTCGATGAGGTCAACGGCCGCACCGGCCTGTCGCATCTGTTGGAACACATGATGTTCAAGGGGACGAAGACCGTGCCGGCCGGCGAGTTCTCGCGCCGCATCGCCGCCGCCGGCGGCCAGGACAACGCGTTCACCAGCCGCGACTACACCGTCTACTTCCAGCAACTGGCGGCGAACAGGCTTCCCTTGTCGCTGACGCTGGAGTCTGACCGCATGGCCAACCTCACAATCGCCGACGACGTGTTCAAGAAAGAACTCGAGGTGGTGAAGGAGGAGCGCCGCTGGCGCACCGACGACCAGCCGACCGGCATCCTCGCCGAAACGCTGTACGCGAACGCCTTCGTCGCCAACCCGGTGCGCTACCCGGTGATCGGCTGGATGGATGACATCCAGAACATGAAGCCGGACGACCTCAGGGCCTGGTACCGGGAGTGGTACGCGCCGAACAACGCGACGCTGGTGGTGGTCGGCGACGTCGACCCGCAGGCGGTGATCGCGCTGGCGCGCAAGGAGTTCGAACCGCTCAAGTCCAAGACGTTGGCCGAGCGCCGGCCGCAGCGCGAGCCGGAGCAGAAGGGCGTGCGGCGCGTGTCGGTCAAGGCGCCGTCCGAACTGTCCTACCTGACGCTCGCCTGGCAGGTGCCCAGGCTCACCAGGTTGGCCGAGGCCGATCCCTACGCACTGTCGATGCTGACCGAGCTGCTCGACGGCCACGACGCGGCGCGTCTGCCGCGCCATCTGGTGCGCGAGAAGAAGGTCGCGCTGAGCGCCTCGTCTAGCTACGACCCACTCGGCCGCGGCGCGACGCTGTTCACGCTGACCGCGGTGCCGGCCAACGGCGCCGACATGGGCAAGCTCGAGGCCGCGCTCAAGGGCGAGATCGCCCGCATCGCGCAGGGCGGCGTCAGCGAGGTAGAGCTCGCTCGCGTGCGCCGCCAGGTCGAGGCGAGCCGCGTGTTCGAGAAGGATTCGATGTTCGGCCAGGCGATGCAGATCGGCTCGCTCGAGAGCCTCGGCTTTTCGTGGCGCGACGAGGACGAGATGAACCGCCGCCTGCTCGCGGTCGACGCCGCCGCGGTCAAGCGCGCCGCGCAGAGCCTCGTCGATGACAAACTCACCGTGGTGACGCTCGTCGCCCAGCCGCTGAAAGGCCGCCAGGTCGCGCCGCCGGCCAACCCCAAGGAGCTGCGCTGA
- the ftsE gene encoding cell division ATP-binding protein FtsE codes for MIQFDQVSKRYPGGIDALKNLSFTIESGEMVFLAGHSGAGKSTLLKMIAGIERATSGGVLVNGQNLSKLRASQLPYVRQHIGLVFQDHKILYDRSVFDNVMMPLDIIGYDRREAVRRARAALDKVGLAGKEKTAPVRLSGGEQQRLCIARAVVHRPAILLADEPSANLDRAYALDIMELFKSFHQVGVTVLVSAHDETLMEDYGRRILRLREGQFAA; via the coding sequence ATGATCCAGTTCGATCAGGTCAGCAAACGCTACCCCGGCGGCATAGATGCACTGAAAAACCTGTCTTTCACGATCGAGTCCGGCGAAATGGTCTTCCTCGCCGGCCACTCCGGCGCCGGCAAGTCGACGCTGTTGAAGATGATCGCCGGCATCGAACGCGCGACCTCGGGCGGCGTGCTGGTCAACGGCCAGAACCTGTCGAAGCTGCGCGCGAGCCAGCTGCCCTATGTGCGCCAGCACATAGGCCTCGTGTTCCAGGACCACAAGATCCTCTACGACCGCAGCGTGTTCGACAACGTGATGATGCCGCTCGACATCATCGGCTACGACCGGCGCGAAGCGGTGCGCCGTGCGCGCGCCGCGCTCGACAAGGTCGGCCTCGCCGGCAAGGAGAAGACCGCGCCGGTCAGGCTGTCCGGCGGCGAACAGCAACGGCTGTGCATCGCGCGCGCGGTCGTACACCGCCCGGCGATCCTGCTGGCCGACGAACCCTCGGCCAACCTCGACCGCGCGTACGCGCTCGACATCATGGAATTGTTCAAATCCTTCCACCAGGTCGGCGTCACCGTACTCGTGTCGGCGCACGACGAAACGCTGATGGAAGACTACGGCCGGCGCATCCTGCGCCTTCGCGAAGGGCAGTTCGCCGCATGA
- the ftsY gene encoding signal recognition particle-docking protein FtsY yields the protein MFSFFKKKAPPAAPAAPLQEEAALPVADEALVAAEPVAETAAPTPITPSPAAALAEDAPVVAPAPDAEAAPVKKASWTERLKAGLSKTRDKLGKSLAGLFGGGQIDEDLYEELETVLLTSDMGVPATTGLLKDVRERVTLKGLKDASELKGALKDSLSELIEPLEVPLSVEGGKPFVIMMAGVNGAGKTTSIGKLAKYFQSQGKSVLLAAGDTFRAAAREQLIAWGDRNNVTVIAQQGGDSAAVCYDAIQAAQARGIDIVLADTAGRLPTQLHLMEEIKKVKRVIQKAIPDAPHEIMLVLDANIGQNAINQVKAFDDALGLTGLVLTKLDGTAKGGVIAAIAKERPVPLRFIGVGEGIDDLRPFDARDYVNALFD from the coding sequence ATGTTTAGTTTCTTCAAGAAGAAAGCCCCGCCCGCCGCTCCTGCCGCCCCGTTGCAGGAAGAGGCCGCCCTCCCGGTCGCCGACGAAGCCCTCGTCGCCGCGGAACCCGTCGCAGAAACCGCTGCGCCGACACCCATCACCCCGAGCCCCGCAGCTGCGTTGGCCGAAGACGCCCCCGTCGTCGCGCCGGCTCCGGACGCCGAAGCGGCGCCGGTCAAGAAGGCGAGCTGGACCGAGCGCCTGAAGGCCGGCCTGTCCAAGACGCGCGACAAGCTCGGCAAGTCGCTCGCCGGCCTGTTCGGCGGCGGCCAGATCGACGAGGACCTGTACGAAGAGCTGGAAACCGTGCTCTTGACTTCCGACATGGGCGTGCCGGCGACGACCGGGCTCCTGAAGGACGTTCGCGAACGCGTGACGCTGAAGGGCCTGAAGGACGCCAGCGAACTGAAGGGCGCGCTGAAGGACTCGCTGTCCGAGCTGATCGAACCGCTCGAAGTGCCGCTGTCGGTCGAAGGCGGGAAGCCCTTTGTCATCATGATGGCCGGCGTGAACGGCGCCGGCAAGACCACCAGCATCGGCAAGCTCGCCAAATACTTCCAGTCGCAGGGCAAATCGGTGCTCTTGGCGGCCGGCGACACCTTCCGCGCCGCGGCGCGCGAGCAGCTGATCGCCTGGGGCGACCGCAACAACGTCACCGTGATCGCGCAGCAGGGCGGCGACTCGGCGGCGGTGTGCTACGACGCGATCCAGGCGGCGCAGGCGCGCGGCATCGACATCGTGCTGGCCGACACCGCCGGCCGCCTGCCGACGCAGTTGCACCTGATGGAAGAGATCAAGAAGGTGAAGCGCGTGATCCAGAAGGCGATCCCCGACGCGCCGCACGAAATCATGCTGGTGCTCGACGCCAACATCGGCCAGAACGCGATCAACCAGGTGAAGGCGTTCGACGACGCGCTCGGCCTGACCGGCCTGGTGCTGACCAAGCTCGACGGCACCGCCAAGGGCGGCGTGATCGCGGCGATCGCCAAGGAGCGCCCGGTGCCGTTACGGTTCATCGGCGTCGGCGAAGGCATCGACGACCTGCGCCCGTTCGACGCACGCGACTACGTGAACGCGCTGTTCGATTGA
- the ftsX gene encoding permease-like cell division protein FtsX, translating into MKHYFYLHWLSAKTALGKLLRQPLASLLSLLMLSIALALPISLYLTVTSLQDWIGRLTATPQVTLFMEMSAEEADLAAVNGSLKGHPKVESYQYVNRTQALAELENRHGLAGVAEGLDGNPLPDAFVVTPATLEPGDLERLQKELSGLPMVEEAQYDAHWAKRLYGLMELGKHLTVALAVAFAVALVLVTHNTIRMQILARRDEIEVATLIGATESFIRRPFLYHAFWQGLLAALIAWGLSALYVANANPAIVELARLYNERVELRGLAPLELAALIAGAILLAALGARLAASHHLRRLAPR; encoded by the coding sequence ATGAAACACTATTTCTATCTGCACTGGCTAAGCGCGAAGACCGCGCTCGGCAAACTGCTGCGCCAGCCGCTGGCGAGCCTGTTGTCCTTGCTGATGCTGTCGATCGCGCTTGCGCTGCCGATCTCGCTGTACCTGACGGTGACGAGCCTGCAGGACTGGATCGGCCGGCTGACCGCGACGCCGCAGGTCACGCTGTTCATGGAGATGAGCGCCGAGGAGGCCGACCTCGCCGCGGTCAACGGTTCGCTCAAGGGCCACCCGAAGGTCGAATCGTACCAGTACGTGAACCGCACCCAGGCGCTCGCCGAGCTAGAAAACCGCCACGGCCTGGCCGGCGTCGCCGAGGGACTGGACGGCAACCCGCTGCCCGACGCCTTCGTCGTCACGCCGGCGACGCTCGAGCCGGGCGACCTCGAACGGCTGCAGAAGGAGTTGTCCGGCCTGCCGATGGTAGAGGAAGCGCAGTACGACGCGCACTGGGCGAAACGGCTGTACGGCCTGATGGAGCTAGGCAAACACCTGACCGTGGCGCTCGCCGTCGCGTTCGCGGTCGCGCTGGTGCTGGTCACGCACAACACCATCCGCATGCAGATCCTCGCGCGGCGCGACGAGATCGAGGTCGCCACGCTGATCGGCGCGACCGAGAGTTTCATCCGCCGCCCTTTCCTGTACCATGCCTTTTGGCAGGGCCTCTTGGCCGCGCTGATCGCGTGGGGCCTGTCGGCACTCTACGTCGCCAACGCGAACCCGGCGATCGTCGAGCTGGCGCGCCTCTACAACGAGCGCGTGGAACTCAGGGGCCTCGCGCCACTCGAACTGGCTGCGCTGATCGCAGGCGCGATCCTGTTGGCTGCGCTCGGCGCGCGGCTCGCCGCCAGCCACCACCTGCGCCGCCTCGCGCCGCGCTGA